TGGCGGGCGTGCTGAGCGAGACCGTGGCGGACCGCTCGGCGGAGAAGCTTCGCGGCAAGACGGTGCGCGACGTGCTGCCCGAACACCTACGAGACGTGCCCGCCGCCGACGCCGACGCGACCGTGATCGAAGTGGCCGCCATGATGGCCCGGCTGCACAGCCCCTTGATTGCCGTCGTCAAGGACGGCGAGCTGTACGGGGTCATCACCGCGTCGCGGTTGCTTGCCGCGGCGCTGAGGGTCTGATCCCGCTGATGACATTCATTGCGGTCGCGGTGTTTCTGACCGCATACGCGTTCATCGCCGCCGACCGCGTCAACAAAACGGTGGTAGC
The window above is part of the Mycolicibacter sp. MU0102 genome. Proteins encoded here:
- a CDS encoding CBS domain-containing protein, coding for MRAEQIAEEFPVVAIDSDALAAARLLAEHRLPGIVVTDAAGKPYAVLPASQVVRFIVPGYVQDDPSLAGVLSETVADRSAEKLRGKTVRDVLPEHLRDVPAADADATVIEVAAMMARLHSPLIAVVKDGELYGVITASRLLAAALRV